A region from the Blastocatellia bacterium genome encodes:
- a CDS encoding carboxymuconolactone decarboxylase family protein, with the protein MSNSERFQRGERLLEEMLGRERAEETRAAWRRMSPDFEQYVVEFLSGEIWSRPRLDRRTKSLVTIAVLTALGRPQGLELNIRMALRNGATEQEIVETLLHIAPYAGFPAAWEGLTVAHRVFAETHNS; encoded by the coding sequence ATGAGTAACTCAGAACGATTTCAGAGAGGGGAACGATTGCTCGAGGAAATGCTCGGACGCGAGCGGGCGGAAGAAACGCGCGCCGCCTGGCGACGGATGTCACCCGACTTCGAACAGTATGTCGTTGAATTCCTCTCCGGCGAGATCTGGAGTCGTCCCCGGTTAGATCGGCGGACGAAGAGTCTGGTGACTATTGCGGTGCTCACGGCGCTCGGGCGTCCCCAGGGACTTGAGCTGAACATCCGCATGGCGTTGAGAAACGGAGCCACTGAGCAGGAGATCGTCGAGACGCTGCTACACATTGCCCCTTACGCCGGGTTCCCAGCCGCCTGGGAGGGATTGACCGTGGCTCACCGCGTGTTTGCGGAGACGCACAACTCATGA